TGCGGTGAAACCATGGGCTGGATCGAACTCGACCCCACCAACAACATCGTCGTCAGCAGCGATCATGTCGTGGTCGCCTATGGCCGGGACTATTCCGATGTCGCTCCGGTCATCGGCGTGCTGAAGAGCTACGGCAGCCACCAGACCGTGCAGGCGGTAGACGTGATCCCGGTGAAATGAAGATTAGCCCGCGATTACCGCGGGAATCGCTAAAATCCTAGTAATTCGCTTAAGTCGAATATCAGCTTTTTCGGATATCCACGCATCAAGATACTCCATCGAGTGGGGCGAGATGATGACTGGTTTCGAAAAGAGAAACATTGCTATACGCCGGTTCGCGACAGACCGGAGCGGTAATTTCGGCATGATGACGGCAATATTGCTGCCGGTAACGCTCGCCATCGCAGGGCTGGCGATGGATATGACGCAGGTCATACAGGTCCGGTCCGCCCTTCAGGATGCCGCCGACTCTGCGGCCCTTTCCGCGGCTGCGGCGCTCGCCGGCAATGAACAGTTGACCGATGCGGAAGCCATCGCACAGGCAAAGCTTTTCATGGCCTCCCAGTTCACGAATATCAACGGTACCAGCGACGGCAACGTTGACCCGACTGCCCAACAGCAATCGCAGGCGGAAGTGGCGGAAGGCGCAGTAGCAAGCGTGCAGCGCACGAACGGCGCCGGCAACGGTAAAACCTTCGATGTCACGATCAGCGGCCATTACGACGTGTCGATGAACGCCCTCACGCGACTGCTGGGTTACGATACGATGCGCGTCAGCGTCTCCAGCACCTCCCAAAGCACGACGGAAAGCAAGAATGCGCTGTCGATGTTCTTGGTCCTCGACCGTTCCGGCTCAATGGCAGACGACACCAGCACCGTGAACACGGCTCAGCCGGAGAAAACGGTTACCTACGACTGCGGTACCTGGAGAGAGAAGAAAACCTGCAGCTATACTCAGACCAACTACTATACAAAGATCGAGGCATTGAAGCTCGCAGTCGCGGACCTCACAACCCAGCTCGACACCGCTGACCCTGACAAGATGTATGTACGCACGGCCGCAGTCTCCTACAACGCATCGATGCAGACTGCGACCGCCTTCGAATGGGGGACTTCCAAGGCCCTTACCTATGTGAAGGCCCTGACCGCGACCGGCGGCACGGACTCCTCCGGCGCCATGAAGGAAGCCTATACCAAGGTAACTGCGGCAAGCGAACTGACTGCCCACAAAACGAAGAACGGCCAGGAGTCTCCGGGCAAGTTTATCATCTTCATGACCGATGGCGACAACAACTATACAAGCGCGGACACCTCCACCAGGGCCACATGCACCAGCGCCAAAGCGGCAGCCGTGGAAATCTATACAGTGGCCTTCATGGCGCCCCAGCGCGGCAGGGAACTGCTGCAGGACTGCGCCACGGACACTTCGCATTACTATGATGCCAACAACGCTGCCGAACTCGTTGCAGCCTTCAAGGAGATCGGCGAAAAGGCGGCAGCAGCAGCCACTCGCCTGACCAATTGATGGCAAGGCGGACGAACAACCGCTCCAGATCGAGAGCCGTGGCGACAAACGCCACGGCTTTTTTGTTCAAAAATGCATGCAGTGACATAAATCCTGAAAATTCAGCAATTTATAAAGAACACACAGTCCACGCCCCAATCCGGCATTTGCCGATTTCCTGTGTTGCAAGTGTTTCATAACGGTGCGTAAACTGCGAAAAATCGACCATGCGCCGATGCTCCCAGAATCGGCGAAGCACCCCGTTAAAGCTGCTCCAACCTTAGGCGGAACCATGATCAAGACCCTCAGCAAAGCGGACCTGCCCTTGCCGAAGCCACGCGTTTCCGACCCGGAAGTGCTGGCCGCCGAAATCATCGAGCGATTGACTTACGGCATCGGTAAGGATGCCAAGGTGGCGACACCGCATGACTGGCTGACGGCAACGATCCTCGTGGTGCGCGACCGCATCATCGACAAGTGGATGGAATCGACCCGCGCCACCTACGCCAACAACGCCAAGCGCGTCTATTATCTATCGCTGGAATTCCTGATCGGTCGCCTGATGCGCGACGCCATGTCCAATCTCGGCCTGATGGACGAAATCCGGGAGGCGCTCGGATCGCTCGGCGTCGAACTCGACGTCATCGCCGGCCTCGAACCCGATGCAGCGCTGGGCAACGGCGGCCTCGGCCGCCTCGCCGCCTGCTTCATGGAATCGCTCGCGACCGTCGATATCCCGGCCTATGGCTACGGCATCCGTTACGTCCACGGCCTCTTCCGGCAGCAGATGGCGGACGGCTGGCAGGTCGAACTGCCTGAAACCTGGCTCGCTCATGGCAACCCATGGGAATTCGAACGACGCGAAAGCTCCTACGAAATCGGCTTCGGCGGCGGCGTCGAGACGGTCAATGGCCAGAACGACGAAGTGCGCTTCGTGTGGAAGCCCAGCGAGCGCATGATTGCGACCGCCTATGACACACCCGTCGTCGGCTGGCGCGGCGAACGGGTGAACACGCTTCGCCTCTGGTCGGCCCAGCCGATCGACCCCATTCTCCTCGATGCCTTCAATGCCGGCGACCACATCGGCGCACTGCGCGAAAGCAACAAGGCCGAAACGCTGACCCGCGTGCTTTATCCGGCTGACGCGAACGCCGCCGGTCAGGAACTGCGTCTCCGTCAGGAATATTTCTTCTGTTCCGCATCGCTGCAGGACATTCTGCGCCGCCACCTGCAGCAGGGCAACCAGCTCTCCGCTCTGCCCGACAAGGTTTCGATCCAGCTGAACGACACCCATCCGGCCGTCTCGGTCGCGGAGCTGATGCGGCTCCTCTGCGATATCCACGGCGTCGACTTCGACACCGCCTGGGAAATCACCTGGAAGACTTTCTCCTATACCAACCACACGCTTCTGCCCGAAGCGCTGGAGAGCTGGCCCGTTCCGCTGTTCGAACGTCTTCTGCCCCGCCACATGCAGCTGGTCTACGCCATCAATGCCAAGATCCTGGTCGACGCACGCAAGAACCGGTCCTTCTCCGACACCGAAATCCGCCACATCTCCCTGATCGACGAAAGCGGCGACCGGCGCGTGCGTATGGGCAATCTTGCCTTCATCGGCTCGCACAGCATCAACGGCGTTTCCGCCCTGCATACGGAACTTATGAAGGAAACGGTTTTCGCCGACCTTCACAGGCTCTATCCCGACCGCATCAACAACAAGACCAACGGCATCACGCCGCGCCGCTGGCTGATGCAGTGCAATCCGCAGCTGACCTCGCTGGTGCGGGAAGCGATCGGCGACGACTTCCTCGACGATGCCGGCAAGCTGACCGCGCTCGACGCCTTTGCCGACGATGCGTCGTTCCAGGAGAAGTTTGCCGCCGTCAAACGCGCCAACAAGGAGCGCCTGTCCAATCTGGTCGCAAGCCGCATGGGGATCCGCCTGGACCCCTCGGCCATGTTCGACATCCAGATCAAGCGCATCCACGAATACAAGCGCCAGCTTCTCAACATCATCGAGACCGTTGCGCTGTTCGACCAGATCCGCTCCCATCCGGAGCGGGACTGGGTGCCGCGCGTCAAGCTCTTCGCCGGCAAGGCGGCGCCGAGTTATCACAACGCCAAGCTTATCATCAAGCTCGCCAACGACGTCGCCCGCGTGGTCAACAACGATCCTTCCGTGCGCGGACTGCTCAAGGTGGTCTTCATTCCGAACTACAACGTCTCGCTCGCCGAAGTCATGGTGCCGGCCGCCGATCTTTCCGAACAGATCTCCACGGCCGGCATGGAAGCCTCGGGAACCGGCAACATGAAGTTCGCGTTGAACGGTGCGCTTACCATCGGCACACTGGATGGCGCGAATGTGGAAATGCGCGACCATGTCGGTGAGGAAAACATCGTGATCTTCGGCAAGACGGCAGAGGAAGTCGGCAAGGCCCGCGCAGACGGTTACAATCCGCGTGCGACCATCGAGGGCTCGCGCGAGCTCTCGCAGGCGCTTTCGGCCATCGCCTCCGGCGTGTTCTCGCCGGATGACCGCGGTCGCTTCTCCTCCCTGATGAACGGCATCTACCAGCATGACTGGTTCATGGTCGCCGAGGACTTCGATTCCTACGCCAAGGCCCAGCGCGATGTCGACACGATCTGGACCGATCCCGCGAACTGGTATGGCAAGACCATCCGCAACACCGCCCGCATGGGCTGGTTCTCGTCCGACCGTACGATCCGTCAGTACAACTCCGACATCTGGAGAGCCTGATGGCGAAGTCACCGAAGACCATCGGTGATGCCCTCCAGCCGGAGATCCCTCCGGCACCGGAGGTTGCGGCCATTATCGCGGGCACCCATGGCGATCCCTTCGCGGTGCTCGGCATCCATCAGACTGACAAGGGGTATTGCGCCCGCTGCTTCATTCCCGGTGCCGAAACAGTTACCGCAGTAGCGCTCAACGGCTCGGACCTCGGTGAACTGCGCCAGATCGATCCGGCGGGATTTTTCGCCGGACCGGTGGCGATCGGCGGCTTCCACCCGCTCCGCTACCGCGCTTGCCGCGGCGATGCCGAATGGACGGTCACCGACCCCTACAGCTTCGGCCCGGTGCTCGGCCCGATGGACGATTACTTCGTTCGCGAGGGCTCGCACCTCAGGCTCTTCGACAAGATGGGCGCCCATCCGCTGAAGCACCAGGGCGTCGACGGTTTCCATTTCGCGGTGTGGGCGCCAAACGCCGAGCGCGTCTCGGTCGTCGGCGATTTCAACGAGTGGGACGGCCGGCGGCACGTCATGCGGCTTCGCCGCGACACCGGCATCTGGGAAATCTTCGCCCCCGATGTCCGTCCGGGCGCCGCTTACAAGTTCGAGATCATTGGCAAGGACGGCGTGTTGCAGCCGCTGAAAGCCGACCCCTATGCGCGCCGCGCCGAACTGCGGCCGAAGAATGCCTCAATCACTGCGCCCGAGCTGGAGCAGGAGTGGGAGGACGATGCCCATCGCGAGCATTGGGCAAACGCAGACCAGCGTCGCCAGCCGATCAGCATCTACGAGGTGCATGCCGGCTCGTGGCAGCGGCGTGACGATGGCTCGCTTCTGAGCTGGGATGAGCTGGCCGATCGCCTGATCCCCTATTGCTCGGACATGGGCTTCACCCATATCGAGTTTCTTCCGATCAGCGAACACCCCTATGATCCGTCATGGGGCTATCAGACAACCGGGCTTTATGCGCCCACCGCCCGTTTCGGCGAACCGGAGGGCTTCGCCCGCTTCGTCAACGGCTGCCACAAGGTCGGCATCGGCGTCATTCTCGACTGGGTGCCCGCCCATTTCCCGACAGACGCCCACGGCCTGCGCTGGTTCGATGGCACCGCCCTTTATGAGCATGCCGATCCCCGTCAGGGTTTCCATCCGGACTGGAACACAGCGATCTACAATTTCGGCCGCAGCGAGGTCCTGTCCTACCTCATCAACAATGCACTCTACTGGACGGAAAAGTTCCACCTCGACGGCCTGCGCGTCGATGCGGTCGCCTCGATGCTCTACCTCGACTATTCCCGCAAGGAAGGCGAATGGGTGCCCAACGAGTATGGCGGGCGCGAAAACCTCGAAGCCGTACGCTTCCTGCAGAATATGAACCGGCTGGTTTATGGCGCCCACCCCGGTGTGATGACCATCGCGGAGGAATCCACCTCCTGGCCCAAGGTCTCGCAGCCGGTCCACGAAGGCGGCCTCGGCTTCGGCTTCAAGTGGAACATGGGCTTCATGCACGACACGCTGAGTTATTTCGCGCGTGAACCGGTGCACCGCAAGTTCCACCATCAGGAGATCACCTTCGGGCTTCTCTATGCCTTTTCCGAGAATTTCGTGCTGCCGATCTCGCATGACGAGGTGGTGCACGGAAAGGGCTCGATGATCGCCAAGATGTCGGGCGACGACTGGCAAAAATTTGCCAATCTCCGAAGCTACTACGCCTTCATGTGGGGCTATCCCGGCAAGAAGCTGCTGTTCATGGGGCAGGAATTCGCTCAGTGGAGCGAATGGAGCGAAAGCCGCCCGCTCGACTGGAACCTGCTCCAGTATGCCCTTCACGAAGGCATGCGGCGTCTCGTACGCGACCTCAATTTCACTTACCGCTCCAAGCCCGCGCTTCACGCCCGTGACTGCGAGGGCGATGGCTTCGAATGGCTGATCGTCGACGACCATGACAATTCGGTCTTCGGCTGGCTGCGCAAGGCGCCGGGCCAGAAACCGATCGCGGTCATCTGCAACTTCACGCCCGTCTATCACGAGCGTTACACCGTGTCGCTGCCCGCCGCGGGCCGCTGGCGGGAGATCCTGAATACCGATGCCGAGATCTACGGCGGCAGCGGCAAGGGCAATGGTGGCCGCGCGGAAGCCCGCGCCGGTGCCGATGGTCGCGCAACGGCAACCATCACCCTGCCGCCGCTCGCCGTCATCATGCTCGAACAAGAAAATTGATGCGGGAGGACAAAATGACGGAAAAGCGGATCCAGCCATTGGCGCGTGATGCCATGGCCTATGTTCTCGCAGGGGGGCGGGGCAGCCGGCTGAAGGAACTGACGGACCGGCGCGCAAAGCCTGCGGTCTATTTCGGCGGCAAGGCCAGGATTATCGACTTCGCACTGTCGAATGCGCTCAATTCCGGCATCCGCCGCATCGGGGTCGCCACCCAGTACAAGGCCCATTCGCTCATCCGTCACCTGCAGCACGGTTGGAACTTCTTCCGCCCGGAACGCAATGAAAGCTTCGACGTCCTGCCCGCTTCGCAGCGCGTCTCGGAGACCCAGTGGTATGAAGGCACGGCCGACGCCGTCTACCAGAACATCGACATCATCGAGTCCTACGGCCCGGAATACATGGTGATCCTGGCCGGCGACCATATCTATAAAATGGACTACGAGCAGATGCTCCAGCAGCACGTCGATTCCGGCGCCGACGTGACGATCGGCTGCCTGGAAGTGCCGCGCGAGGAAGCGACCGGCTTCGGCGTCATGCATGTCGACGAAAAGGACGATATCATTGCCTTCGTCGAGAAGCCGGCCGACCCGCCGGGTATTCCGGGCAATGAGGACTTCGCGCTTGCCTCGATGGGCATCTATGTCTTCCAGACGAGCTTCCTGATGGATGTTCTACGCCGCGATGCTGCCGACCCGACATCGAGCCGGGATTTCGGCAAGGACATCATCCCCTACATCGTTTCGAACGGTAAGGCCGTCGCCCACCGGTTCGCTCGCTCCTGCGTCCGCTCCGATTTCGAGCGCACACCCTACTGGCGCGACGTCGGCACGATCGACGCCTACTGGCAGGCCAATATCGACTTGACGGACGTCGTTCCCGATCTCGACCTCTACGACAAGACCTGGCCGATCTGGAGCTATGCCGAGATCACGCCACCGGCGAAGTTCGTCCATGACGACGAGGGCCGCCGCGGTTCCGCGATTTCCTCGCTGGTTTCCGGCGACTGCATCATTTCAGGCTCGACACTGTTGAAGAGCCTGCTGTTCACCGGCGTGCGCGCCAATTCCTATTCCCGCCTTGAAGGCGCAGTCATCCTTCCGAAAGTCCAGATCGGACGTCACGCCCGCCTGACCAACGTCGTCATCGACCATGGGGTGGTGATTCCCGAAGGTCTGGTGGTCGGGGAGGATCCGGAAATCGACGCCCGTCGGTTCCGCCGCTCCGAGAACGGTGTCTGCCTGATTACCCAGACGATGATCGACAAACTGGATCTGTGACCCTGATGAAAGTTCTCTCCGTCGCCTCCGAGCTTTATCCGTTGATCAAGACCGGCGGTCTGGCAGATGTTGCCGGTGCCCTGCCGCTTGCGCTGAAGGCGCATGATATCGAGACCCGGACACTCATCCCCGGCTATCCAGCGGTGATGAAGGCGATCAAGAAGGCGGTGAAGCGGGTGGAGTTCACCGACCTGCTGGGAGAACATGCCACCCTGATCGAGGCCAGGCATGAAGGTCTCGATATTCTGGTTCTCGATTCGCCGACGCTTTTCGAGCGCTCCGGTGGTCCCTATGTCGATCACGCGTCCCGGGATTATTCCGACAACTGGAAACGATTTGCAGTGCTCTCCAAGGCCGGCGCCGAAATCGCAGCCGGCGCACTTCCCGGCTGGCAGCCGGATCTCGTTCATGTGCATGACTGGCAGACGGCACTGACCCCCGTCTACATGCGCTATGCCGAGACACCGGAACTGCCGAGCCTCATCACCATTCACAACATCGCCTTCCAGGGGCAGTTCTCCGCCAGCTATTTCCCCTATCTCGGCCTTCCGGCCCATGCCTATTGGGAAGCGCTCGAATATTACGGCACGATGAGCTACCTGAAGTCAGGTCTTTCGACCGCCTCGGCGCTCAGCACCGTCAGCCCATCCTATGCCGAGGAAATCCTGACGCCGGAATTCGGCATGGGCCTGGAGGGCATCATCGCCGACCGCGCCAATGATCTCTACGGCATCGTCAACGGCATCGACGCCCAGGTCTGGAACCCCGCGACCGATCCGCTCATCGCCACCCAATACGCCTCCGGCGCATTCAAGAAACGTCAGGCGAACCGCGCGGCACTCACCGCCCGCTTTGGCCTCGATGATGACGACGGCCCGATCTTCTCCATCGTTTCCCGCCTGACCTGGCAGAAGGGTATGGACCTGCTCGGCGAAGTGATCGACGATATCGTATCGGCCGGGGCAAAGCTTGCCATTCTCGGCTCCGGCGACAGCGCATTGGAGGCGCAACTGCTTGCCGCCGCCTCGCGCTACCGCAATCGCATCGGCGTGGTCATCGGCTTCGACGAGCCGCTTTCGCATCTGATGCAGGCCGGCGCCGATGCCATCCTCATCCCCTCCCGCTTCGAGCCCTGCGGCCTGACCCAGCTCTATGCGCTGCGCTACGGCTGCGTGCCGGTGGTCGCCCGCACAGGCGGCCTCGCCGACACCATTGTCGATGCCAATGAAGCCGCGCTTGCCGGCGGTGTGGCCACAGGAATCCAGTTCGGACCGGTGACCGCGGATGCCCTGCGCCGCGCCATCCAGCGCACGATGAGGCTCTATCGCGACCCCAAGGCATGGGCGCAGCTGCAGAAACAGGGTATGAAGAGCGACGTCTCCTGGGGTCGCAGCGCCGAGCGCTACGCCGAACTTTATCAACGCCTCGTTTCGAAAGGCCAGTAAGTCCATGATATCGACTGTTGCCACCAAGCCCTTCTCTGACCAGAAGCCCGGCACCTCGGGCCTGCGCAAGAAGGTCCCGGTCTTCCAGCAGGAAAATTATGCAGAGAACTTCATCCAGTCGATTTTCGATTCGCTGGAAGGCTTTCAGGGCAAGACGCTGGTGGTCGGCGGCGATGGCCGTTACTACAATCGCGAGGTGATCCAGAAGGTCATCAAGATGGCCGCCGCCAATGGCTTCGGCAAGGTCATGGTCGGGCGAGGCGGCATTCTCTCGACGCCCGCAGCCTCCCACGTCATCCGCAAGTACAAGGCGTTCGGCGGCATCATCCTGTCCGCCAGCCACAATCCCGGCGGCCCGACCGAAGACTTCGGCATCAAGTACAATATCGGCAATGGCGGCCCGGCGCCGGAAAAGATCACCGATGCGATCTTCGCCCGCTCGAAGGTCATCACCAGCTACCGCATCGTCGCGGCCGACGATCTCGATCTCGACAATGTCGGCACCTTCGAAGTCGGCGGCATGCAGGTTCAGGTCATCGACCCGGTGACCGACTACGCCGAACTGATGGAAGAGCTTTTCGACTTCTCCGCTATCCGCAACCTGTTCGGCCTCGGTTTCCGCATGGTCTTCGATGCCATGAGTGCCGTGACCGGCCCCTATGCCAAGGAAATCATCGAGGGCCGACTGGGCGCGCCTGAAGGCACGGTGCGCAACTTCACGCCGCTGCCGGATTTCGGCGGTCATCACCCGGACCCGAACCTTGTGCACGCCAAGGAACTCTACGACGAAATGATGAGCGGCAAGGACGCTCCCGACTTCGGCGCTGCCTCCGACGGCGACGGCGACCGCAACCTGATCATCGGCAAGGGCATTTTCGTCACCCCTTCGGACAGTCTCGCCGTTCTGGCCGCCAATGCCCATCTGGCGCCCGGTTATAACGGCGGGATCGCCGGCATCGCCCGCTCGATGCCGACCAGCGCCGCCGCCGACAAGGTGGCCGAAAAGCTCGGCATCGGCATCTACGAGACGCCGACCGGCTGGAAATTCTTCGGCAACCTGCTCGACGCCGGTAAGGTCACGATCTGCGGCGAGGAAAGCGCCGGCACCGGATCCAACCACGTCCGCGAGAAGGACGGTCTCTGGGCGGTTCTGCTCTGGCTGAACATTCTCGCCGTGCGCGGCGAAAGCGTGCAGGACATCGTTTCCCAGCATTGGGCGACCTACGGCCGCAACTACTATTCGCGCCATGACTACGAAGCCGTCGATACAGACGCCGCCAACGGTCTCGTGGACACCCTGCGTGCCAGGCTCGCAACCCTGCCCGGGACGAAGCTCGGCGATCTCGTGGTGAGCGCCGCCGACGATTTCGCCTATCACGACCCGATCGACCAGTCGGTCAGCAAGAACCAGGGGATCCGCATCTTCTTCGAAGGCGGCTCCCGCATCGTCTTCCGCCTCTCCGGCACAGGCACCTCGGGCGCGACGCTGCGCGTCTACATCGAGCGTTACGAGCCGGATGCAAGCCGTCACGATCTCGAAACGCAGTCAGCCCTTGCCGACCTTATCGCCGCAGCCGAAAGCATTGCCGAGATCAGCAACCGCACCGGCCGCGATGCGCCGACCGTCATCACCTGATCGCGACGGCTCCATGAACCCGATCGAAAGCCGGCATGGCGGAGTAGTTCTCACCGACACAGGCGCGGATTTCGCCGTCTGGTCCCGCCATGCCGAGCAGATCGATCTTTGCCTTTACGAAATCAATGGCGGCGCAGAAATCTGCCGCCTTCCCATGACGCGCGGTGAAGGCGACGTGCATCGCCTGCATGTCGAAGGCGTAACCGAAGGCGCCCATTACGGCTATCGCGCCCATGGGCATTACGCCCCGGACCATGGCTTGTGGTTCGATCCGTCCAAGCTGCTTGTCGATCCCTATGCCAGGGAGCTGAACCGGCCCTTCGTGCACGATATCAGGCTCTCGACATTCGGCGTCGATACCGCTCCCCTCGTTCCGAAATCGGTCGTGACGCGTGACCGGCTGGCGCGACCGATGATGCCGCTCGTGCCCAAGGGCGGCTTCATCTACGAGGTCGCGGTGAAACCCTTCACCATCCGCCACCCGGATGTGCCGAAGAACCTGCGCGGTACCGTCGCGGCACTTGCCCATCCGGCGGTGATCGATCATCTGAAACGGCTCGGCGTCGATGCAATCGAACTGATGCCGATCGTCGCCTGGATCGATGAGCGGCATCTGCCGCCGCTCGGTCTGACCAATGGCTGGGGCTACAACCCGGTCGCCTTCATGGCGCTCGATCCCCGCATCGTGCCGGGCGGCGTCGCCGAACTGCGCAACACCGTAGCGGCCCTGCATGCCGCAGGGATCAGCGTCATTCTCGATCTGGTCTTCAACCATACCGGAGAAAGCGACCGGCTCGGCACCACGCTTTCGCTGCGCGGATTGGACAACCTCTCGTTCTACCGCCATCTCTCCGACAATCCCGGCGTTCTGGTGAACGACACCGGCACCGGCAACACGCTGGCCTGCGATCATCCACACGTCCGCCAGCTGATCGTCAGCACCCTGCGGCATTTCGTTGTTCATTCCGGCATCGACGGTTTCCGCTTCGATCTGGCGCCCATCCTCGGCCGCTCCACGCGCGGATTTCATTCGAATTCGAGAACGCTGCAGGCGATCCTGCAGGACGATATTCTGGAGGATCGGGTGATGATCGCCGAACCCTGGGACATCGGTCCCGGCGGCTATCAGCTCGGAAATTTCCCGCCGCCCTATCTCGAATGGAACGACCGCGCGCGCGACAATATCCGGCGCTACTGGCGCGGCGATGCGCATATGACCGGCACGCTCGCAACCGCGCTTGCCGGCTCTTCCGACGTGTTCGCCCGGGATGGAGCAACGACCACCCGCAGCGTCAACTTCATTGCCGCCCATGACGGCTTCACGCTGTTCGACCTCGTCTCCCACAGCCACAAGCGCAACGGCAAGAACGGCGAGAACAACCGAGACGGCCACGACGAGAACTACTCGTGGAACAATGGCGTGGAGGGCGAAACCCATAACCGCACGGTTCGCCGCCAGCGCCGGCAGGACGTCATCGCTCTCCTGTCCACCCTC
The window above is part of the Rhizobium sp. ACO-34A genome. Proteins encoded here:
- a CDS encoding glycogen debranching enzyme GlgX, translating into MNPIESRHGGVVLTDTGADFAVWSRHAEQIDLCLYEINGGAEICRLPMTRGEGDVHRLHVEGVTEGAHYGYRAHGHYAPDHGLWFDPSKLLVDPYARELNRPFVHDIRLSTFGVDTAPLVPKSVVTRDRLARPMMPLVPKGGFIYEVAVKPFTIRHPDVPKNLRGTVAALAHPAVIDHLKRLGVDAIELMPIVAWIDERHLPPLGLTNGWGYNPVAFMALDPRIVPGGVAELRNTVAALHAAGISVILDLVFNHTGESDRLGTTLSLRGLDNLSFYRHLSDNPGVLVNDTGTGNTLACDHPHVRQLIVSTLRHFVVHSGIDGFRFDLAPILGRSTRGFHSNSRTLQAILQDDILEDRVMIAEPWDIGPGGYQLGNFPPPYLEWNDRARDNIRRYWRGDAHMTGTLATALAGSSDVFARDGATTTRSVNFIAAHDGFTLFDLVSHSHKRNGKNGENNRDGHDENYSWNNGVEGETHNRTVRRQRRQDVIALLSTLFASRGAIMLTAGDEFGRTQHGNNNAYCQDNEMTWLNWEGLDEELLDATIKLSAMRKRFSVFSQTEFFNGGGDVEWISARGAPMTVADWEEADGGTLGMILSTWDTKLNAAVRLAILFNRSHSAQDFALQPAAGRKWRKLSSGRSAPSIHLKPRSVEFYLES